From Halorubrum salinarum, the proteins below share one genomic window:
- a CDS encoding type II/IV secretion system ATPase subunit: protein MNDGATLRIVDEPDDEPDGAVPAPVPPADPEAWYAPDVRAQYEAAPGVVATVRERDGGRFGYDVREPPLSPADERALDRVRDRFSAVRHRRPLTRVGVVERAERGFEPKYATAIDRLVDATAAARRRIDYHALREFRLLGELTPVALDDRIEVADVGDDRELVVHTETFAPLETGIDADADYVERVAAERLAQYAVEFAGLSVEVVVYRERLLGSDAFETKYAVLEPDLLPGDEALIEECKSRIWETTVSDVIEDRESFVAARARRFLSRRLTARNTRAWLDAAVHRARAALADRGLAAPPVDSRYARDRLDDLAYYVLRDFVGEGILTVPIRDPHLEDVEANRVGERVKVVPRASVLSGAADDGFGSGDGGAEAGARVPTNLAFEDESTFVDVVTGIAARDGTELNASTPSAKVNLELDGVPQTIRCAVALPVISEGGPHVSIRKQRADALTPVDLIERDTLSVDLVTLLWLLYEHRGVVLFAGPTGVGKTTLLNAHAPFIPFDARPVSVDEGSREVRLPHETGVSLTTRDHEDAYKSVGMAELMTEANYLNPDVEVIAEINTPESFETFAESLNTGHGVIGTTHAEDAEALANRLRERDLPARLLREVDLVVFPRQVDGERYVSRAIEPLSEAAYDDLDPAAKRSPSGDPKRGGAGVVEAGGESVRYNTVAWRDGDGAFRFPGAPGGDAEGSSAGATVAGDAPSDGRGGPRFRVFDRIATRTDRDREAVAAEFASKRRYVEYLVRDGVDDPEELFEFLADLRTDEAATVERAARTMDRDGDGDRDGDGTRDGSAERGRP from the coding sequence GTGAACGACGGCGCGACCCTCCGGATCGTCGACGAGCCCGACGACGAGCCCGACGGCGCGGTCCCCGCGCCGGTGCCGCCGGCCGACCCGGAGGCGTGGTACGCGCCGGACGTCCGGGCGCAGTACGAGGCGGCGCCCGGCGTGGTCGCGACCGTCCGCGAGCGCGACGGCGGCCGGTTCGGCTACGACGTCCGCGAGCCGCCGCTGTCGCCGGCCGACGAGCGCGCGCTCGACCGCGTCCGCGACCGCTTCTCCGCCGTGCGTCACCGCCGCCCGCTCACGCGGGTCGGGGTCGTCGAGCGCGCCGAGCGGGGGTTCGAGCCGAAGTACGCGACCGCGATCGACCGGTTGGTCGACGCGACCGCGGCCGCGCGGCGCCGGATCGACTACCACGCGCTGCGGGAGTTCCGGCTGCTCGGCGAGCTCACCCCGGTCGCGCTCGACGACCGGATCGAGGTCGCGGACGTGGGCGACGACCGCGAGCTGGTCGTCCACACCGAGACGTTCGCGCCGCTGGAGACCGGGATCGACGCCGACGCCGACTACGTCGAGCGGGTGGCCGCCGAGCGGCTCGCGCAGTACGCCGTCGAGTTCGCCGGGCTCTCGGTCGAGGTGGTCGTCTACCGCGAGCGGCTGCTCGGCTCCGACGCGTTCGAGACGAAGTACGCCGTGCTGGAGCCGGACCTGCTCCCGGGCGACGAGGCGCTCATCGAGGAGTGTAAGTCGCGGATCTGGGAGACGACCGTGAGCGACGTGATCGAGGACCGCGAGTCGTTCGTCGCCGCCCGAGCCCGACGGTTCCTCTCGCGGCGGCTCACCGCGCGCAACACCCGGGCGTGGCTCGACGCCGCGGTTCACCGGGCGCGGGCCGCGCTCGCGGACCGGGGGCTCGCCGCGCCGCCGGTCGACTCGCGGTACGCCCGGGACCGGCTCGACGACCTCGCGTACTACGTCCTCCGGGACTTCGTCGGCGAGGGAATCCTGACGGTCCCGATCCGCGACCCCCACCTGGAGGACGTGGAGGCGAACCGCGTCGGCGAGCGCGTGAAGGTCGTCCCCCGCGCCTCGGTCCTGTCGGGGGCGGCCGACGACGGCTTCGGTTCCGGGGACGGCGGCGCCGAGGCCGGCGCCCGCGTCCCGACGAACCTCGCGTTCGAGGACGAGTCGACGTTCGTCGACGTGGTCACGGGGATCGCCGCCCGCGACGGCACGGAGCTCAACGCCTCGACGCCCTCGGCGAAGGTGAACCTCGAACTCGACGGGGTGCCGCAGACGATCCGGTGTGCGGTCGCGCTGCCGGTCATCTCCGAGGGCGGGCCGCACGTCTCGATCCGGAAGCAGCGCGCGGACGCGCTCACCCCGGTCGACCTGATCGAGCGCGACACCCTGTCGGTCGACCTGGTGACGCTTCTGTGGCTGCTGTACGAGCACCGGGGCGTCGTCCTCTTCGCGGGCCCGACCGGCGTCGGCAAGACGACGCTGCTCAACGCCCACGCGCCGTTCATCCCCTTCGACGCCCGCCCGGTCTCCGTCGACGAGGGCTCCCGCGAGGTCCGCTTACCCCACGAGACCGGCGTCTCGCTCACCACCCGCGACCACGAGGACGCCTACAAGTCGGTGGGGATGGCGGAGCTGATGACCGAGGCGAACTACCTCAACCCCGACGTGGAGGTGATCGCCGAGATCAACACCCCGGAGAGCTTCGAGACCTTCGCCGAGAGCCTGAACACCGGCCACGGCGTGATCGGGACGACGCACGCCGAAGACGCCGAGGCGCTCGCCAACCGCCTGCGCGAGCGGGACCTGCCAGCCCGCCTGCTCCGCGAGGTCGACCTCGTCGTCTTCCCCCGACAGGTCGACGGCGAGCGGTACGTCTCCCGGGCGATCGAACCGCTCTCCGAGGCCGCGTACGACGACCTCGACCCGGCGGCGAAACGGAGTCCGAGCGGCGACCCGAAGCGGGGCGGCGCGGGCGTCGTCGAGGCCGGCGGCGAGTCCGTGCGCTACAACACGGTCGCGTGGCGCGACGGCGACGGGGCGTTCCGGTTCCCCGGCGCGCCGGGCGGCGACGCGGAGGGGTCGAGCGCGGGCGCGACCGTGGCGGGCGACGCTCCGAGCGACGGCCGCGGCGGCCCGCGGTTCCGCGTCTTCGACCGGATCGCGACCCGGACCGACCGCGACCGCGAGGCGGTCGCCGCCGAGTTCGCGTCGAAGCGCCGCTACGTGGAGTACCTCGTGCGCGACGGCGTCGACGACCCCGAAGAGCTGTTCGAGTTCCTCGCCGACCTCCGCACCGACGAGGCGGCGACCGTCGAGCGCGCCGCGCGGACGATGGATCGGGACGGCGACGGGGACCGCGACGGCGACGGGACCCGTGACGGCTCAGCGGAGCGGGGGCGACCGTGA
- a CDS encoding type II secretion system F family protein, producing the protein MSRRRATGTVGANAGEGRTAESGAGEERTVEAGASDADAADALAAGGRLAVVDRVCYALFARHASDRRHDADRKRYRGTALGTGFETYLARAYGLSWVVAAAVFFPALVVAAGAAPAVAAAVEARFGAALLSAGSTAVPAPTPDSVGPLRTDHAALLVAVAVALCAKRATVAAAGVGLRWAVATRRTDIERTLPGAVRYLELLSSGSDAPRAMLRKAADGEAYGATATSLRKALNAARLAGSLDEGLRRVARDTPSRELLAPFLLKFRKHAATGDEALSEFLATERRMLSHRQDRARKRARRFLELLTELFVAVLVLPALLVIGATALSVVIPELLPPVETPVGVVPTRAVVLYGAVAFLVAFGLAAAVAVGTLRPPSQRASYEAPADPRAVVATAGRNPASTAVVAAGPAVALAIWLAVAGYTLVNVVLVGYAAFAVPVGLVAARRTRIDDAKDRELADFVHAVSGHVAQGRPLEAAVAAVARDADLGVLDDDVADLAFALRSTIAPDGATRASAGTGAGGVDVRAAAIDRFVDRVDTPLAARTLGLVTGALDAGSDADAVFETLRIEVGRLYSEQRALRSAMQPYIAVGWAAAVLVAGVVAVVNTQVVDAARLAEIAATSEAVTEPEGVYPELERFRLYVVTQATVLASGWFAGTAARGRYAALLHSGALVACCYVVFTVGGLV; encoded by the coding sequence GTGAGTCGACGGCGCGCGACCGGGACGGTCGGAGCGAACGCGGGCGAGGGGAGAACCGCAGAGTCGGGCGCGGGCGAGGAGAGGACTGTCGAGGCCGGCGCAAGCGACGCCGACGCGGCCGACGCACTCGCGGCGGGCGGCCGCCTGGCGGTCGTCGACCGCGTCTGCTACGCGCTGTTCGCGCGCCACGCGAGCGACCGCCGACACGACGCCGACCGGAAGCGGTACCGCGGGACCGCGCTCGGGACCGGCTTCGAGACGTACCTCGCGCGGGCGTACGGCCTCTCGTGGGTCGTCGCGGCCGCCGTCTTCTTCCCCGCCCTGGTCGTCGCGGCGGGCGCGGCGCCCGCGGTCGCGGCCGCGGTCGAGGCGCGGTTCGGCGCGGCGCTGCTCTCGGCGGGATCGACGGCCGTCCCCGCGCCCACGCCGGACTCAGTGGGGCCGCTCCGGACGGACCACGCCGCGCTGCTCGTCGCGGTCGCGGTCGCGCTCTGCGCGAAGCGCGCGACGGTGGCGGCGGCCGGGGTCGGCCTCCGGTGGGCGGTCGCGACGCGGCGGACGGACATCGAGCGCACGCTCCCGGGGGCGGTGCGGTACCTCGAACTGCTCTCGTCCGGGAGCGACGCGCCGCGGGCGATGCTCCGGAAGGCGGCCGACGGCGAGGCGTACGGCGCCACCGCCACCTCGCTGCGGAAGGCGCTCAACGCCGCCCGGCTCGCGGGCAGCCTCGACGAGGGGCTCCGCCGCGTGGCGCGGGACACGCCCTCGCGGGAGCTGCTCGCGCCGTTCCTGCTGAAGTTCCGGAAGCACGCCGCGACCGGGGACGAGGCGCTCTCCGAGTTCCTCGCCACCGAGCGCCGGATGCTGTCCCACCGGCAGGACCGCGCCCGGAAGCGGGCCCGGCGGTTCCTCGAACTGCTGACGGAGCTGTTCGTCGCCGTCCTGGTGTTGCCGGCGCTCCTCGTCATCGGCGCGACCGCGCTGTCGGTCGTGATCCCCGAGCTGCTCCCGCCCGTCGAGACGCCCGTCGGCGTGGTGCCGACGCGGGCGGTGGTGCTGTACGGCGCCGTCGCGTTCCTCGTCGCGTTCGGCCTCGCGGCCGCGGTCGCGGTCGGCACGCTCCGCCCGCCGAGCCAGCGCGCGAGCTACGAGGCGCCCGCGGACCCGCGGGCGGTCGTCGCGACCGCCGGCCGCAACCCCGCGAGCACGGCGGTCGTCGCCGCGGGGCCGGCGGTCGCGCTCGCGATCTGGCTCGCCGTCGCGGGCTACACGCTCGTCAACGTCGTCCTCGTCGGGTACGCCGCCTTCGCGGTGCCGGTCGGGCTCGTCGCGGCGCGCCGCACCCGGATCGACGACGCGAAGGACCGCGAGCTGGCCGACTTCGTCCACGCCGTCTCGGGCCACGTCGCGCAGGGGCGCCCGCTCGAAGCCGCGGTCGCGGCGGTCGCGCGCGACGCCGACCTCGGCGTCCTCGACGACGACGTGGCCGACCTCGCGTTCGCGCTGCGCTCGACGATCGCCCCCGACGGGGCGACCCGAGCGAGCGCCGGCACCGGGGCGGGCGGGGTCGACGTTCGGGCGGCCGCCATCGACCGGTTCGTCGACCGCGTCGACACCCCGCTCGCGGCGCGGACGCTCGGGCTCGTCACGGGCGCGCTCGACGCGGGCAGCGACGCCGACGCGGTGTTCGAGACGCTCCGGATCGAGGTCGGGCGGCTGTACAGCGAGCAGCGCGCGCTCCGCTCGGCGATGCAGCCGTACATCGCGGTGGGGTGGGCCGCGGCGGTCCTCGTCGCCGGCGTCGTCGCGGTCGTGAACACGCAGGTGGTCGACGCCGCGCGCCTAGCGGAGATCGCCGCCACCTCGGAGGCGGTGACGGAGCCGGAGGGCGTGTATCCGGAGTTGGAGCGCTTCCGGCTGTACGTCGTGACGCAGGCGACCGTGCTGGCGTCGGGGTGGTTCGCCGGGACCGCGGCGCGGGGGCGGTACGCCGCGCTGCTCCACTCGGGCGCGCTGGTGGCGTGCTGTTACGTGGTGTTCACGGTCGGCGGGCTGGTGTGA
- a CDS encoding CRISPR-associated protein Cas4 → MTLVPFSDLARAAYCPRQLYYVRRDDERSVPSKARERIDLAFRYEELADAPDRTLQQLPLHRSAGAYRRNLRRLRERDEYEALVDPATERGFLSGKDCHGTVHKVLELGEEGSDPDGADSATAIPTLVSSGEPPENGVWEPQAVRAVGLAKALAWEREHEVDRALVEYPAVGVVREVRLTTRKKAAYRTALRAARSIDGPPPRVDDDRCDACDYAAECGTRRRSLRSLLG, encoded by the coding sequence GTGACCCTCGTCCCGTTCAGCGACCTGGCGCGCGCGGCGTACTGCCCCCGACAGCTCTACTACGTGCGGCGCGACGACGAGCGCAGCGTGCCCTCGAAGGCGCGCGAGCGGATCGACCTCGCGTTCCGCTACGAGGAGTTGGCCGACGCGCCCGACCGAACGCTCCAACAACTCCCGCTTCACCGATCAGCGGGCGCGTACCGCCGAAATCTGCGTCGGCTGCGCGAGCGCGACGAGTACGAGGCCCTCGTCGACCCCGCGACCGAGCGCGGCTTCCTCTCGGGCAAGGACTGTCACGGTACCGTTCACAAGGTGCTGGAGTTGGGCGAGGAGGGGAGCGATCCGGACGGCGCGGACTCCGCAACCGCGATTCCAACGCTCGTCTCGTCGGGGGAGCCCCCGGAGAACGGCGTCTGGGAGCCGCAGGCGGTCCGCGCCGTCGGGCTCGCGAAGGCGCTGGCGTGGGAGCGGGAACACGAGGTCGACCGCGCGCTGGTCGAGTACCCCGCGGTCGGGGTCGTCCGCGAGGTGCGGCTGACGACCCGGAAGAAGGCCGCGTATCGCACGGCCCTCCGCGCGGCGCGGTCGATCGACGGCCCGCCGCCGCGCGTCGACGACGACCGCTGCGACGCCTGCGACTACGCCGCCGAGTGCGGCACGCGGCGACGGAGCCTGCGGTCGCTACTGGGGTGA
- a CDS encoding cupin domain-containing protein: protein MERVAVDDVDVVTNPMGVHDIRKPVSRALGTDHVAMNYFELAPGDAFSGGLHTHDDQEEVFYVRSGTATFEVGRDRERVTVGPDEAIRFAPGEFQSGFVPEDADEEVVAWAIGAPGARHDWDQIRSVVECRECGGERVHDTELTDEARFRFTCTDCGTSFSP from the coding sequence ATGGAGCGAGTCGCGGTCGACGACGTCGACGTCGTCACGAACCCCATGGGCGTCCACGACATCCGGAAGCCGGTCTCGCGCGCGCTCGGGACCGACCACGTCGCGATGAACTACTTCGAACTCGCGCCCGGCGACGCCTTCTCCGGCGGCCTCCACACGCACGACGACCAAGAGGAGGTATTCTACGTCCGCTCGGGCACCGCGACGTTCGAGGTCGGCCGCGACCGCGAGCGCGTGACGGTCGGGCCCGACGAGGCGATCCGCTTCGCCCCCGGCGAGTTCCAGTCCGGGTTCGTGCCCGAGGACGCCGACGAGGAGGTGGTCGCCTGGGCGATCGGCGCGCCGGGCGCGCGCCACGACTGGGACCAGATCCGGTCCGTGGTCGAGTGCCGCGAGTGCGGCGGCGAGCGCGTCCACGACACGGAGCTCACCGACGAGGCGCGGTTCCGGTTCACCTGTACCGACTGCGGCACTTCCTTTTCGCCCTGA
- a CDS encoding (R)-citramalate synthase, with protein MTRTPLTDLDEVQLLDTTLRDGEQMPGVSLTPGEKVRVARELDAAGVHLIEAGSACTSEGEREAIRRVADEGLDATVTSFARGVKRDVDHALGCGVDGVNLVVPASDKHVETKVGSTRDEVVETTVELVEHAKDHGLWVEVLGEDGSRADLDYLERLLGAGLDAGADRICYCDTVGAADPERTARVVSRLADLGPTSLHTHDDLGFGLANVHAGLKAGADTVHGTVLGVGERAGNVALEEVAIALGESYGVDTVDLSRLYRLCRTVSEATGVALPPNKAVCGANAFAHESGIHTDGTLKDGTMYEPYPPETVGRERRLVLGKHAGRAGVKAALAEHDVAVDDDELREVVARVKELGERGKRVTDADLLAIADDVRGRERERHVELVDLSATSGGNLPTASVRLRVGDEERVASGTGAGPVDAGLEAVRAALSGDGSGEEGTDGGVAFDLDSYHVDAITGGTDAVVTVEVDLSRGDRSVSVSASDADITRASVVGMVDGLDRLLAAEADVADAEPGAVADD; from the coding sequence TTGACCCGAACACCGCTCACAGACCTCGACGAGGTACAGCTGTTAGACACCACCCTGCGCGACGGCGAACAGATGCCGGGCGTCTCGCTGACGCCCGGTGAGAAGGTCCGCGTCGCCCGCGAGCTCGACGCCGCGGGCGTCCACCTGATCGAGGCCGGCTCGGCGTGTACCTCGGAAGGCGAGCGCGAGGCGATCCGGCGCGTCGCCGACGAGGGGCTGGACGCGACGGTGACGAGCTTCGCCCGCGGGGTGAAACGCGACGTGGACCACGCGCTCGGCTGCGGCGTCGACGGCGTGAACCTCGTCGTCCCCGCCTCCGACAAGCACGTCGAGACGAAGGTGGGCTCGACCCGCGACGAGGTCGTCGAGACGACCGTCGAGCTCGTCGAGCACGCGAAGGACCACGGGCTGTGGGTCGAGGTGCTCGGCGAGGACGGCTCGCGGGCCGACCTCGACTACCTCGAACGCCTGCTCGGCGCCGGCCTCGACGCCGGCGCCGACCGGATCTGCTACTGCGACACGGTCGGGGCGGCCGACCCCGAGCGCACCGCCCGGGTCGTCTCGCGGCTCGCCGACCTCGGCCCGACGAGCCTCCACACCCACGACGACCTCGGGTTCGGGCTGGCGAACGTCCACGCGGGGCTGAAGGCGGGCGCCGACACCGTCCACGGCACCGTCCTCGGCGTGGGCGAGCGCGCCGGCAACGTCGCCCTCGAAGAGGTCGCGATCGCGCTCGGCGAGTCGTACGGCGTCGACACCGTCGACCTCTCGCGGCTCTACCGGCTCTGCCGGACCGTCTCCGAGGCGACCGGTGTCGCGCTCCCGCCGAACAAGGCCGTCTGCGGCGCCAACGCCTTCGCCCACGAGTCCGGGATCCACACCGACGGGACGCTGAAGGACGGGACGATGTACGAGCCGTACCCGCCGGAGACGGTCGGGCGCGAGCGCCGGCTCGTCCTCGGCAAGCACGCGGGCCGCGCCGGGGTGAAGGCCGCGCTCGCCGAGCACGACGTGGCGGTCGACGACGACGAGCTGCGCGAGGTCGTCGCCCGCGTCAAGGAGCTGGGCGAGCGCGGCAAGCGCGTCACCGACGCCGACCTGCTCGCGATCGCCGACGACGTGCGGGGGCGCGAGCGCGAGCGCCACGTCGAGCTCGTCGACCTCTCGGCGACCTCCGGCGGCAACCTCCCGACCGCCTCGGTGCGGCTCCGCGTCGGCGACGAGGAGCGCGTCGCCTCGGGCACCGGCGCCGGTCCCGTCGACGCCGGGTTGGAGGCGGTCCGCGCGGCGCTTTCGGGCGACGGGAGCGGCGAGGAGGGGACGGACGGCGGCGTCGCCTTCGACCTCGACTCCTACCACGTCGACGCGATCACGGGCGGCACGGACGCGGTCGTCACCGTCGAGGTCGACCTCTCGCGGGGCGACCGCTCGGTGAGCGTCTCGGCGTCGGACGCGGACATCACCCGCGCGAGCGTCGTCGGGATGGTCGACGGGCTCGACCGCCTGCTCGCGGCCGAGGCCGACGTCGCGGACGCCGAGCCGGGCGCGGTCGCCGACGACTGA
- a CDS encoding group I truncated hemoglobin, protein MSNETLYERLGGEPAIGAVVNEFYDRVLDDDRVNHYFDDVDMADQRSHQTKFLSAVTGGPMQYEGEEMATAHEELAITDAEFEVVATHLDEALRAFDVDDADREAVMEAVAGFEDDVVGDPGGDE, encoded by the coding sequence ATGTCGAACGAGACGCTGTACGAACGCCTCGGCGGCGAACCGGCCATCGGCGCGGTCGTCAACGAGTTCTACGACCGGGTGCTCGACGACGACCGGGTGAACCACTACTTCGACGACGTGGACATGGCCGACCAGCGCTCGCACCAGACCAAGTTCCTGAGCGCCGTCACCGGCGGGCCGATGCAGTACGAGGGCGAGGAGATGGCGACCGCGCACGAGGAGCTGGCGATAACCGACGCGGAGTTCGAGGTCGTCGCGACGCACCTCGACGAGGCGCTGCGGGCCTTCGACGTCGACGACGCCGACCGCGAGGCGGTGATGGAGGCGGTCGCCGGGTTCGAGGACGACGTGGTCGGCGACCCGGGCGGAGACGAGTAG
- a CDS encoding MATE family efflux transporter, whose amino-acid sequence MDFPRLRRVWRRVFSLAWPVMAEQTFRTAMRTTDVLVTALFSPAAVVAIGLADLYARFPLRIGLGLGGGAIALSSQDTGAGAAENRDEAVTQAILLGALAGIPFVLFGFLFGEFAIGVFGRLVGERTSPAVVDLGSTYLAIVFATAPARHVALVGARALQGTGDTRTPMYVNIAANSVNIAGSVTLGLGLFGLPRLDVLGVGLATAGANVLTAGLLCFAIWGSWTDAEFAWPRDLTIAKQLLVVSAPRVLEGFGSEIAEFPFNALLLGFGETVNAGFQIGRRVYQQVTGPLSRGYNVAASVLVGQALGEGDPEAARFNGWAVAGLGVLTVGSIGLGLVVAAPRIVPIFTDDAATVASAVDFARVYGVAGAALACFSALSGSLQGASETRIPLVARVSAMFGLFLGLSWVLGRTAGLGPTGAYVGVSAAYAWMALVVAAGFRYTDWATRAADMMDARGSGPGTDPDAPAGDGAPTDDSP is encoded by the coding sequence ATGGACTTCCCGCGGCTGCGGCGCGTCTGGAGGCGCGTGTTCTCGCTCGCGTGGCCCGTCATGGCCGAACAGACGTTCCGCACCGCGATGCGGACGACGGACGTCCTCGTCACCGCGCTGTTCTCGCCGGCCGCCGTCGTCGCCATCGGGCTCGCCGACCTGTACGCCCGGTTCCCGCTGCGGATCGGCCTCGGCCTCGGCGGCGGCGCCATCGCGCTCTCCTCGCAGGACACCGGCGCGGGCGCGGCGGAGAACCGCGACGAGGCGGTGACGCAGGCGATCCTGCTCGGCGCGCTCGCCGGGATCCCGTTCGTCCTCTTCGGCTTTCTTTTCGGCGAGTTCGCGATCGGCGTGTTCGGCCGGCTCGTCGGCGAGCGCACCTCGCCCGCGGTCGTCGACCTCGGCTCGACGTACCTCGCGATCGTGTTCGCCACCGCGCCGGCGCGGCACGTCGCCCTCGTCGGCGCCCGCGCGCTCCAGGGGACCGGCGATACCCGGACCCCGATGTACGTCAACATCGCCGCCAACTCCGTCAACATCGCGGGGTCGGTGACGCTCGGGCTCGGGCTGTTCGGGCTCCCGCGGCTCGACGTCCTCGGCGTCGGCCTCGCGACCGCGGGCGCGAACGTCCTCACCGCCGGACTGCTCTGTTTCGCCATCTGGGGCTCGTGGACCGACGCGGAGTTCGCGTGGCCGCGCGACCTCACGATCGCGAAACAGCTCCTCGTCGTGAGCGCGCCCCGCGTCCTGGAGGGGTTCGGCTCCGAGATCGCGGAGTTTCCGTTCAACGCGCTCCTCTTAGGCTTCGGCGAGACGGTCAACGCCGGCTTCCAGATCGGCCGCCGCGTCTACCAGCAGGTGACCGGCCCGCTCTCGCGCGGCTACAACGTGGCGGCGTCGGTGCTCGTCGGCCAGGCGCTCGGCGAGGGCGACCCGGAGGCCGCGCGGTTCAACGGGTGGGCCGTCGCGGGCCTCGGCGTGCTCACGGTCGGTTCGATCGGGCTCGGGCTCGTCGTCGCCGCGCCGCGGATCGTGCCGATATTCACCGACGACGCGGCGACGGTCGCGTCCGCGGTCGACTTCGCGCGGGTGTACGGCGTCGCCGGCGCCGCCCTCGCCTGCTTCTCCGCGCTCTCCGGCTCGCTCCAGGGCGCCAGCGAGACGCGGATCCCCCTCGTCGCGCGCGTCTCGGCCATGTTCGGACTGTTCTTGGGCCTCTCGTGGGTTCTCGGCCGCACCGCCGGCCTCGGCCCGACCGGCGCGTACGTCGGGGTGTCCGCCGCGTACGCCTGGATGGCGCTCGTCGTCGCCGCGGGCTTCCGTTACACGGACTGGGCGACCCGCGCCGCGGACATGATGGACGCCCGCGGGTCCGGACCGGGCACCGACCCCGACGCACCCGCCGGCGACGGCGCGCCCACGGACGACTCGCCGTGA
- a CDS encoding ATP-binding protein gives MSTFRGSHAVSALGVGTLVAAVIHHGTEIGAVSGAAGPLLALALDGGIAVAVIVTGRRIAARDLSPTEEWRVARWAAAGTVLAVGAFAATLAVRVAEGRPLVEPLFPMLVAAGAGSLGGATAGYYAVRQAAEARRARDAVRAVSFVNHLLRHDLRNDLSTIHGYADLLAAESDGDDHAAVVAAKADEGLDRIEATSAVADAILGDADSSRVDLAETTRGVLASVADGESTTVEADLPEAAPVAANDGVRSVVHNLVENAIEHGGRDVTVRVAVRVGADGDALADGVAVADDEVALVVEDDGSGLPPEIRDGSFFADDRSAADPDGGVSGLRLVATLAEAYGGSLAPGESPLGGARFVVTLPHAPAGSTGSDT, from the coding sequence ATGTCGACCTTTCGAGGGTCCCACGCCGTCTCCGCGCTCGGCGTCGGGACCCTCGTCGCCGCCGTCATCCACCACGGCACCGAAATCGGCGCCGTGTCGGGGGCCGCGGGGCCGCTGCTGGCGCTGGCGCTCGACGGCGGGATCGCTGTCGCCGTGATCGTCACGGGCCGCCGGATCGCCGCGCGTGACCTCTCCCCGACCGAGGAGTGGCGGGTGGCGCGGTGGGCCGCCGCCGGCACCGTCCTCGCCGTCGGCGCCTTCGCCGCCACGCTCGCGGTCCGCGTCGCCGAGGGGCGGCCGCTCGTCGAGCCGCTGTTCCCGATGCTCGTCGCCGCCGGCGCCGGGAGCCTCGGCGGCGCGACGGCCGGGTACTACGCGGTCCGGCAGGCGGCCGAGGCCCGCCGTGCGCGCGACGCCGTCCGGGCCGTCTCGTTCGTGAACCACCTCCTCCGTCACGACCTCCGCAACGACCTCTCGACGATCCACGGCTACGCGGACCTGCTCGCGGCCGAGTCCGACGGCGACGACCACGCCGCGGTGGTGGCCGCGAAGGCCGACGAGGGGCTCGACCGCATCGAGGCGACGAGCGCGGTCGCGGACGCGATCCTCGGCGACGCGGACTCCAGCCGCGTCGACCTCGCGGAGACGACGCGGGGCGTGCTGGCGAGCGTCGCGGACGGCGAGTCCACGACGGTTGAGGCCGACCTGCCGGAGGCGGCGCCCGTCGCGGCCAACGACGGCGTGCGCTCGGTCGTCCACAACCTCGTCGAGAACGCGATCGAACACGGCGGCCGGGACGTCACCGTCCGCGTCGCGGTCCGGGTCGGCGCCGACGGCGACGCGCTCGCGGACGGCGTCGCCGTCGCAGACGACGAGGTCGCGCTCGTCGTCGAGGACGACGGCTCGGGACTCCCGCCGGAGATTCGAGACGGGTCGTTCTTCGCCGACGATCGGTCGGCTGCGGACCCGGACGGCGGCGTCAGCGGCCTGCGGCTGGTCGCCACGCTCGCCGAGGCGTACGGCGGGTCCCTCGCCCCCGGCGAGTCGCCCCTCGGTGGCGCGCGCTTCGTGGTGACGCTCCCGCACGCACCGGCCGGCTCGACCGGCTCCGACACGTAA
- a CDS encoding gamma-glutamylcyclotransferase family protein, whose amino-acid sequence MDVFVYGTLTEPERVAEVVDSFVFVGPATLDGLRLVEGRYPTLAPGGETAGRLLRTEAVDALDAYEDVDGGLYVREAVPLDAPDDYPDTAAVYVGDPDRLDADAAWPGTGPFPDRVRTVLDDRDVRVRLTPRDPV is encoded by the coding sequence ATGGACGTCTTCGTGTACGGGACGCTGACCGAACCGGAGCGGGTCGCCGAGGTCGTCGACTCGTTCGTCTTCGTCGGGCCGGCGACCCTCGACGGCCTCCGGCTCGTGGAGGGGCGGTACCCGACGCTCGCGCCGGGCGGCGAGACCGCCGGACGGCTCCTCCGGACGGAGGCGGTCGACGCGCTCGACGCGTACGAGGACGTGGACGGCGGCCTGTACGTCCGCGAGGCCGTGCCGCTCGACGCGCCGGACGACTACCCGGACACCGCCGCGGTGTACGTCGGCGACCCCGACCGCCTCGACGCGGACGCGGCGTGGCCCGGGACCGGACCGTTTCCGGACCGGGTGCGGACGGTGCTCGACGACCGCGACGTGCGGGTGCGGCTGACCCCCCGAGATCCCGTCTGA